Within the Thermodesulfobacteriota bacterium genome, the region TGGGGGTCAAGGGACGGTTCGTGAACCCGGAAAACGGCCGGGAGACATTTTCCATCCGGGTAAACGCCAGAATCGTCTGTCTGGCCATGGGCACGCTCATTACCCCGGCTTTTCTGTTGAAACAGCGCCTGGCCAACTCCTCCGGCGAGGTCGGCCGCGGGCTGACGGTTCATCCCTGCGGCCGGGTGGTGGCGGAAATGGACGAGGAGGTCAGGGGCCATCACGGCGTTTCCCAGGGCGGGATGATCGACGATTTCGCCCATGAAGGAATCATGCTGGAGGGCATTTTCATCCCGCCGGGTGTCATGGCCATGGCCCTGCCGGGCATTGGCCAGGCTCACAAGCATCTGGCCCGGCATTACAACAACCTGGCGGCCTTCGGCGTCATGGTCAGCGACACGACCCGGGGACGGGTGTTTCCGCCGGTACTGCCCGGTTATGCCTATACCGCCTGGTATTCCATGAATCAGAGAGATGCCGAGCGCCTTAGAAAAGGAATCGGCTACGTGGCCGATATCTTTTTTGCCGCCGGCGCCCGGCGGGTGTTCACCGGGTGTTTTAAAATGCCGGTCATTCGGACTCCGGAACAACTGGCGCGATTTAAAACCATGCGGATAAGGCCCTGGTATTTTGAAGTCATGGCTTTTCATCCGCTGGGAACCTGTCGTATGGGCCATACGCCGGGGAAATCCGTGGTGGATCTGAACCTGGAAACCCATGATGTCAAGGGACTGTTTATCACCGACGGCAGCGTCTTTCCGTCTTCTCTGGGCGTAAACCCCCAGGTGACTATCATGGCCTTTGCCACTCGGGCGGCTGATTATATCGCGGCCAATATGGATCGCTATTGATGATTTCAAAAGGATAAATGATGGGCAAATCAATTCAGGACATGATTGAAAGGGCCAATCACTCCCGTTTTCGCGCGGAGAAAAAGGGGTTCTATGAAAGTTTTTTCCTGCGGGCCAACCATCCCCGGAAGCCGCAGGCATTCTGGATCCGATATACGGTTTTTGAACCGAGGGATCCCGCGGCGCAAACTATCGGTGAGTTGTGGGCCACCTGGTTTGACGGCGATACCGGTCAGCATGTTTCCGTGAAAAGCGAATGGCCGATTTCCCAATGCCGGTTTGACAAAGACCGGTTTCGCGTGAACGTGGGCGAAGCGGTGCTGGAGGATAAAAGAGCCGCCGGCAAGGCTGGCGCGAAGGATATCATTGAGTGGGATCTTGTTCTTTCCGGAGACAGTACACCGTTGTTTCTGCTTCCCCCCGGACTTTATGACACGGGCTTTCCCAAGGCCAAGGCCCTGGTCGGCCTGCCCCTGGCCGTGTTCAACGGCCGGCTGATCGTGAACGGATCGGTGGTGGACATCCATGGCTGGGTCGGCAGTCAGAACCACAACTGGGGCGTTAAGCACACCGACTCGTATGCCTGGGGCCAGGTGGCCGGGTTTGACAACAGCGCCGACACTTTTTTTGAACTGGCCACGGCCCGGTTGAAATTCGGACCGGTCTATACCCCCCGCATGACCCTGATGGTGCTTCGACACCAGGGCCGGGAATATAAGCTGAACAGCATTGCCCAGAGCCTGAAAGCTTTCGGCCGGTTTGATTATTTTAGCTGGAATTTCAAGTCACGGACCAGGGAGATTCAGATTCAGGGCACGATCGTCGCGGGCAGAAAAGATTTTGTGGGGCTGCGTTATTACAATCCGCCCGGCGGCATCAAACACTGCCTGAACACCAAAATCGCGTCCTGCCGGATCACGATTGAAAGCAGCCGGGGAGCTTCGGAAACCCTGGAAACAACATCACGCGCCGCCTTTGAAATTTTTACCGACGATCATCATGGCCACGGGGTTCCCGTTTACGCCTGAAAGCGGTCGCCGGGTACCGCCTCCCGTTACCCGGAAGGGCAGGATTCCCCTTGTAACATATCCATATATTGTAGATTTCCTTCTGGCTGCCCACAACACCATGTAGTCTTATTTCGTCTTTTTCAACGGGCCAAAAGTTTGTGTAAATATCTTGACTTTTAGTTTTTTTGATTTTAGTCTGACCCTTTATTGTTTTAGGTTGTGACGGAAAAATCCGTTGAACAACCGCATTCCGAACCTGGATGTAATCGACGGGTTCCGGATGAGTTGATTCTTCAGCCGGAGATAATCGGCTTATTATTAGAACAAAACAAATTAAAGGAAACAGAAGGGAGGTGCCACAGAAAACTTTTGTCACCCAATGACAACATTTTGAATGACAGGTAATGAGTCAGGATGTGTCTTCCACTTAATTTACGGTTAGAAATCAGGAGGTTTTAAATGCCAAGTTTTGTAATTGCTGAAAAATGTGACGGTTGCAAGGGCGGCGAGAAGACGGCTTGCATGTACATCTGCCCGAACGATCTGATGGTCCTGAATACCGACGCCATGAAGGCCTACAATCAGGAACCGGATCAATGCTGGGAATGCTTTTCCTGCGTGAAAATCTGCCCCACCCAGGCCATTGAGGTCAGAGGCTACGCGGACTTTGTCCCATTGGGAAGCAGCATTATGCCGATGATGGGCACCGAAGACGTGATGTGGACCTGCAAGTTCAGGAACGGCACCGTCAAACGGTTCAAGTTCCCCATCCGCACCACCAACGAAGGTACGGCCAATGCTTACAAGGATTTGAAGGGCAAGGATCTGGATTCTCCGCTGCTGTGCACGGAAGAAGCCGACGGCCGCACCCTGCCGACCCCGCCGAAAGCCTAATCGGACGGATGTATCGAAGCTGATTTTTTGAAAATAAATATTGTTATTCTTAGGAGGATATAAGTATGGCATTACCGAACAAACCCAAAGGTGAACTGAAGGCTGTTAGAGATCCCGCGGTTGAAGAACGCGAAGTCGACATCCTGATCGTCGGCGGCGGCATGGCTGCCTGCGGCACGGCTTTTGAAATCAAGAAATGGGCCGGCGACAAGAAGATCCTGCTGGTCGACAAGGCCGCCATGGAAAGAAGCGGCGCGGTCGCTCAGGGCCTTTCCGCCATCAACACCTACATCGGCGAAAACAAGCCGGAAGACTATGTCCGCATGGTCCGCAACGACCTCATGGGCATCGTCCGTGAAGACCTGATTTATGACCTGGGCTGCCACGTGGATGACTCCGTCTATCTGTTCGAGGAGTGGGGCCTGCCGATCTGGAAGCTGTCCGCCGAAGGCAAAAACATGGACGGCAAGAAGGGCCAGGCCATGGGCACCCTCAAGTCCGGCGCCAAGCCGGTCCGCACCGGCAAATGGCAGATCATGATCAACGGCGAGTCCTACAAGAGAGTCGTCGCCGAAGCCGCCAAGCTGGCGCTGGGTACGGAAAACATTCTCGAGCGCGTGTTCATCGTCGAACTGCTCAATGACGCCAACGATCCCAAGAGAATCGCCGGCGCCGTGGGCTTTTCCGTCCGCGAGAACAAAGTTTACATCATCAAAGCCAACGCCATCATGGTCGCCTGCGGCGGCGCGGTCAATATCTACCAGCCCCGTTCAGTCGGCGAAGGCAAAGGCCGCGCCTGGTACCCGGTCTGGAACTCCGGTTCCACCTACACCATGGCTCTGCGGGCCGGTGCTGAACTGTCCATGATGGAAAACCGTTTCACCCCGGCGAGATTCAAAGACGGTTACGGCCCGGTCGGTGCCTGGTTCCTGCTGTTCAAGGCCAAGACCCTCAACGGTCTGGGCGAGAACTTTGCCGCCAGCGACGCCGCCAAGGCCGAACTGCAGAAATACGCCCCCTACGGCACGGCCGCCATTACCCCGACCTGCCTGCGTAACCACCTGATGCTGTTCGAGATGAAATCCGGCCGCGGCCCCATCATCATGGACACCGTCACCGCTCTGGCTAC harbors:
- a CDS encoding GMC family oxidoreductase → MIKEFNGIDSNITVTADVCVIGTGAGGAAVTKELAEKGLSVVALEEGSHFTVKNFNQDPGDMMARLYRENAMTLALGLPPISITLGRCIGGTTTVNSATCFRTPETVVEKWRRKYDCAGLSYPDLVSCFERVEKEINVMELTEDVLGQGYQIVKRGAEKLGLTARPLKHNVRGCEGAGVCQWGCIKNAKQSADVAYIPRAVSAGARIYANCRAKRIITESGRVLGVKGRFVNPENGRETFSIRVNARIVCLAMGTLITPAFLLKQRLANSSGEVGRGLTVHPCGRVVAEMDEEVRGHHGVSQGGMIDDFAHEGIMLEGIFIPPGVMAMALPGIGQAHKHLARHYNNLAAFGVMVSDTTRGRVFPPVLPGYAYTAWYSMNQRDAERLRKGIGYVADIFFAAGARRVFTGCFKMPVIRTPEQLARFKTMRIRPWYFEVMAFHPLGTCRMGHTPGKSVVDLNLETHDVKGLFITDGSVFPSSLGVNPQVTIMAFATRAADYIAANMDRY
- the aprB gene encoding adenylyl-sulfate reductase subunit beta, which encodes MPSFVIAEKCDGCKGGEKTACMYICPNDLMVLNTDAMKAYNQEPDQCWECFSCVKICPTQAIEVRGYADFVPLGSSIMPMMGTEDVMWTCKFRNGTVKRFKFPIRTTNEGTANAYKDLKGKDLDSPLLCTEEADGRTLPTPPKA
- the aprA gene encoding adenylyl-sulfate reductase subunit alpha; the encoded protein is MALPNKPKGELKAVRDPAVEEREVDILIVGGGMAACGTAFEIKKWAGDKKILLVDKAAMERSGAVAQGLSAINTYIGENKPEDYVRMVRNDLMGIVREDLIYDLGCHVDDSVYLFEEWGLPIWKLSAEGKNMDGKKGQAMGTLKSGAKPVRTGKWQIMINGESYKRVVAEAAKLALGTENILERVFIVELLNDANDPKRIAGAVGFSVRENKVYIIKANAIMVACGGAVNIYQPRSVGEGKGRAWYPVWNSGSTYTMALRAGAELSMMENRFTPARFKDGYGPVGAWFLLFKAKTLNGLGENFAASDAAKAELQKYAPYGTAAITPTCLRNHLMLFEMKSGRGPIIMDTVTALATLGKTMDKKELKHLESEAWEDFLDMTCGQANLWCATNTEPEKKNSEVMPTEPYLLGSHSGCCGIWTSGPDFDWVPASYKIKAKNGKVYNRMTTVEGLFTAGDGVACSGHKFSSGSHAEGRIAAKEMAKFVRDNAAYKPAIKETKDELVALVYKPVRTYLDHCAYTTADNINPNYMKPEGMMYRLMKATHEYGAGTATYYMTSEKNLEMLMDMFVTMREDCEKLAAGDLHELMRAWEIYHRIFTVEAHCRHIQFRKETRYPGFYYNADHPGQDDTNWFCFTNSTYDKKANQWNLKKVDYVKIIP